The Blastococcus sp. HT6-4 genome window below encodes:
- a CDS encoding phage holin family protein, whose translation MLGFLFKVVLMAGVFYLVTLALDGVDVEGNPDAPLGAVGTFLWIALVFALINAVVGPILRLLALPFVLLTLGLFLLVINAALLGLTAALTDRLTVDGFATAVLGGLLLAIGGWAADQITEKV comes from the coding sequence GTGCTCGGGTTCCTGTTCAAGGTCGTCCTGATGGCCGGTGTCTTCTACCTGGTCACCCTCGCGCTCGACGGCGTCGACGTCGAGGGCAACCCCGACGCCCCGCTGGGCGCGGTCGGCACCTTCCTGTGGATCGCGCTGGTCTTCGCGCTGATCAACGCGGTCGTCGGGCCGATCCTGCGCCTGCTGGCGCTGCCGTTCGTGCTGCTGACCCTCGGGCTGTTCCTCCTGGTGATCAACGCGGCCCTGCTCGGCCTCACCGCGGCGCTCACCGACCGGCTCACCGTCGACGGCTTCGCCACGGCGGTCCTCGGCGGACTGCTCCTGGCCATCGGCGGCTGGGCGGCCGACCAGATCACCGAGAAGGTCTGA
- a CDS encoding ATP-binding protein: MDPVRNPYAPGAGQRPPELAGRDGELGAFDVVLERIARGRPERSLVLTGLRGVGKTVLLNQLRSAAIARGWGTGKIEARPEQSLRRPVSSALHMALRELGPRHGDQESIAEVLGVLKAFAQRVNPADAKVRDRWQPGIDVPPATGRADSGDMEIDLVELLSDAAGVAADIGSGIALFIDEMQDVQPDDVSAICAACHELSQQGAPLIVVGAGLPHLPAVLSASKSYSERLFRYLRIDRLDREAADRALLAPAEREDVEFEPAALDALYAAADGYPYFVQAYGKVTWDVAASSPITAADVAMAAPVAEAELAVGFFGSRYDRATPAEREYMHAMAELGGDAGAAVATSEVAVSLGRKPASLSPARDSLIKKGLVYSAERGQIAFTVPHFGRYLLRHPD; the protein is encoded by the coding sequence ATGGATCCCGTCCGGAACCCGTACGCCCCCGGCGCCGGACAGCGCCCGCCCGAGCTGGCCGGGCGCGACGGCGAGCTCGGGGCCTTCGACGTCGTGCTGGAGCGGATCGCCCGCGGCCGTCCCGAGCGCTCGCTCGTGCTCACCGGGCTGCGCGGCGTCGGCAAGACGGTGCTGCTCAACCAGCTGCGGTCCGCGGCCATCGCCCGCGGGTGGGGCACGGGCAAGATCGAGGCGCGCCCCGAGCAGTCGCTGCGCCGCCCGGTCTCCTCCGCGCTGCACATGGCGCTGCGCGAACTGGGCCCCCGGCACGGCGACCAGGAGTCGATCGCCGAGGTGCTCGGCGTCCTGAAGGCCTTCGCGCAGCGGGTCAACCCGGCCGACGCGAAGGTCCGCGACCGCTGGCAGCCCGGCATCGACGTGCCGCCCGCCACCGGCCGGGCCGACTCCGGCGACATGGAGATCGACCTGGTCGAGCTGCTCAGCGACGCCGCGGGGGTGGCGGCGGACATCGGCAGCGGCATCGCCCTGTTCATCGACGAGATGCAGGACGTGCAGCCCGACGACGTCTCGGCCATCTGCGCCGCCTGCCACGAGCTCTCCCAGCAGGGAGCGCCGCTGATCGTCGTCGGCGCCGGGCTCCCCCACCTGCCGGCCGTCCTGTCGGCGTCCAAGAGCTACTCCGAGCGGCTGTTCCGGTACCTGCGCATCGACCGGCTCGACCGCGAGGCGGCCGACCGGGCACTCCTGGCCCCGGCCGAGCGGGAGGACGTCGAGTTCGAGCCGGCCGCGCTCGACGCGCTCTACGCGGCCGCCGACGGCTACCCGTACTTCGTCCAGGCCTACGGCAAGGTCACCTGGGACGTCGCGGCCTCCTCCCCCATCACCGCCGCCGACGTCGCCATGGCGGCCCCGGTCGCGGAGGCGGAGCTCGCGGTGGGCTTCTTCGGGTCGCGGTACGACCGGGCCACCCCGGCCGAGCGCGAGTACATGCACGCCATGGCCGAGCTGGGCGGGGACGCCGGGGCGGCCGTGGCCACGTCGGAGGTCGCCGTCTCCCTGGGGCGCAAACCAGCGTCACTGTCCCCCGCGCGCGACTCGCTGATCAAGAAGGGGCTGGTCTACTCGGCCGAGCGCGGTCAGATCGCGTTCACCGTGCCGCACTTCGGCCGCTACCTGCTCCGCCACCCCGACTAG
- a CDS encoding erythromycin esterase family protein — MNTGIAQSVRAVDAAAVMALLPVRPRLLALGEPTHGEEDLLELRNDLFRQLVEREGYRTIALESDCLMGVVVDDHVNSGAGSLDEVMAHGFSHEWGAFEANRELVRWMRAYNDGRPESERVRFAGFDGPLEITGAASPRQALTGLHAYLAAWVDADLLPCTEQVLDRLLGADDRWTDPGAMMDPSRSVGRTPDATQLRLLADELGAALDAQAPQLIAASSPEDWHRARLYGRTATGLLRYHFGMADASPGRMARLLGVRDSMMAANLLALAERGPTLVHAHNSHLQRDRSTMRMGGMPVEWWSAGAIVGVRLGEGYAFMATALGTIVHRGVAAPPPDTVEGLLYALPEDRCVVDARRLAAVLADGTPAARVSPWFGYAPLDPAYVAGTDGIVFVKDARRSRC; from the coding sequence ATGAATACCGGCATCGCCCAGTCCGTCCGCGCCGTCGACGCCGCCGCCGTCATGGCACTGCTCCCGGTCAGGCCGCGGCTGCTCGCCCTGGGCGAGCCGACCCACGGCGAGGAGGATCTGCTGGAGCTGCGGAACGACCTCTTCCGGCAGCTCGTCGAGCGGGAGGGCTACCGGACGATCGCCCTCGAGAGCGACTGCCTGATGGGCGTGGTCGTGGACGACCACGTCAACTCGGGCGCCGGGAGCCTCGACGAGGTGATGGCGCACGGCTTCAGCCACGAGTGGGGCGCCTTCGAGGCCAATCGGGAGCTAGTGCGCTGGATGCGTGCGTACAACGACGGCCGGCCGGAGTCCGAGCGGGTGCGCTTCGCCGGGTTCGACGGCCCGCTGGAGATCACCGGCGCCGCGAGCCCGCGGCAGGCCCTCACCGGGCTCCACGCCTACCTCGCCGCCTGGGTGGATGCCGACCTGCTGCCCTGCACCGAGCAGGTGCTCGACCGCCTGCTCGGCGCCGACGACCGGTGGACCGACCCCGGCGCGATGATGGATCCGTCCCGGTCGGTCGGGCGCACGCCCGACGCCACGCAGCTGCGGCTGCTCGCCGACGAGCTGGGAGCCGCGCTCGACGCGCAGGCGCCGCAGCTGATCGCGGCGTCCTCCCCGGAGGACTGGCACCGGGCACGCCTGTACGGGCGCACCGCCACCGGCCTGCTGCGGTACCACTTCGGGATGGCCGACGCCTCACCCGGCCGCATGGCGCGGCTGCTCGGCGTGCGGGACTCGATGATGGCCGCCAACCTGCTCGCCCTCGCCGAACGGGGTCCGACGCTGGTGCACGCCCACAACAGCCACCTCCAGCGGGACCGGAGCACGATGCGGATGGGTGGGATGCCGGTGGAGTGGTGGAGCGCCGGCGCGATCGTCGGCGTCCGGTTGGGCGAGGGGTACGCCTTCATGGCCACGGCCCTCGGCACGATCGTCCACCGGGGAGTGGCCGCTCCTCCGCCCGACACCGTCGAAGGGCTGCTGTACGCGCTGCCGGAGGACCGGTGCGTCGTCGACGCCCGCCGACTGGCCGCGGTCCTCGCCGACGGAACGCCCGCTGCCCGCGTGTCGCCCTGGTTCGGTTACGCCCCGCTCGATCCGGCCTACGTGGCCGGCACCGACGGGATCGTGTTCGTCAAGGACGCCCGGCGCAGCCGGTGCTAG
- a CDS encoding TioE family transcriptional regulator, protein MGRILLRKPQRGVRLRPVDLARAHGLSTQAIRNYEAAGVLPAAERTPSGYRAYTPLHAHALRAFLALVAGHGHRTATAIMRAVDENATDEALRLVDESHAQLVEDRRTLRDVDAAVRGLEPVPPGRGDVFVGPLARRLGIRPATLRTWERAGLIEPRRDPRTGYRVYSPADVRDALLVHQLRRGGYLLDQIAPLISQVRSAGGVAPLESMLADWRARLSARSRAMLRGAAALEAYLGHRPSPPEEEPAAGTARRPAAT, encoded by the coding sequence ATGGGCCGGATCTTGCTGCGAAAGCCCCAAAGAGGTGTGCGGCTCAGGCCGGTCGATCTGGCGCGTGCGCACGGGCTGTCCACCCAGGCCATCCGCAACTACGAGGCGGCCGGAGTCCTCCCGGCGGCCGAACGCACCCCGTCCGGGTACCGCGCCTACACACCGCTGCACGCCCACGCCCTGCGGGCCTTCCTCGCCCTCGTGGCCGGGCACGGGCACCGGACCGCCACGGCGATCATGCGGGCGGTCGACGAGAACGCGACCGACGAGGCGCTCCGGCTCGTCGACGAGAGCCATGCGCAGCTCGTCGAGGACCGCCGCACCCTCCGGGACGTCGACGCCGCCGTCCGTGGCCTCGAACCGGTCCCCCCGGGACGGGGCGACGTGTTCGTCGGCCCCCTCGCGCGACGGCTGGGCATCCGCCCGGCCACGCTGCGCACCTGGGAACGCGCCGGCCTGATCGAGCCTCGCCGTGATCCGCGGACGGGCTACCGGGTCTACAGCCCTGCCGACGTGCGCGACGCCCTCCTGGTCCACCAGCTCAGGCGCGGTGGCTACCTGCTGGACCAGATCGCCCCGCTCATCAGCCAGGTCCGCTCCGCCGGAGGCGTCGCGCCGCTGGAGTCCATGCTGGCCGACTGGCGGGCCCGCCTGTCGGCCAGGAGCCGCGCCATGCTCCGCGGGGCCGCAGCGCTGGAGGCCTACCTCGGCCACCGCCCGTCCCCGCCCGAGGAGGAGCCGGCCGCAGGCACGGCGCGACGTCCGGCCGCGACCTAG
- a CDS encoding GAF domain-containing SpoIIE family protein phosphatase, whose protein sequence is MTSTPDIDEAAARFAARVVPQLADWCLVSVVDADGTRRDVGRAHRDPALVEAMHRYADARVASNRATAPVPTALRSATPVVIPELTARHFETMIADPRSRAALEPLRPVAVAAFPLVARGEVFGALTLVNGPERGAHTAIELRTAEIASRRAALALDNARLLALNQQVAERLQLSLLSPPVQPDHLELAVRYRPATRGVSIGGDWYDAFLQPDGDTVLVIGDVMGHDVAAAAAMGQIKTLVRAIAFDRLEEPGGLLRRVDQALVGLAVPAMATALVCRVEQGDADRAAGLRRLHWASAGHPDPMLLLAGGEVRDLTVPVGPPLGTGWVGRLAGGEAAMPDGSTLLLFTDGLFERRGIPLDDGRARVRALLERSAGLPLAELCDRLLEEMLEEDVEDDVAVLAVRAHAMDRPRPAEAGPMAPPPAAIS, encoded by the coding sequence ATGACCTCCACGCCGGACATCGACGAGGCCGCCGCCCGGTTCGCCGCCCGCGTCGTGCCGCAGCTGGCCGACTGGTGCCTGGTGAGCGTGGTCGACGCCGACGGCACCCGGCGCGACGTCGGCCGGGCGCACCGCGATCCCGCCCTGGTCGAGGCGATGCACCGCTACGCCGACGCGCGGGTCGCCTCCAACCGGGCGACCGCGCCGGTGCCCACCGCGCTGCGCAGCGCGACGCCGGTCGTCATCCCCGAGCTGACCGCCCGCCACTTCGAGACGATGATCGCCGACCCGCGCAGCCGGGCGGCCCTCGAGCCGCTGCGCCCGGTGGCGGTCGCGGCGTTCCCGCTGGTCGCGCGCGGCGAGGTCTTCGGCGCGCTCACGCTGGTCAACGGGCCCGAGCGGGGGGCGCACACGGCCATCGAACTGCGCACCGCCGAGATCGCCTCCCGCCGGGCGGCACTGGCCCTCGACAACGCCCGGCTGCTCGCGCTCAACCAGCAGGTGGCGGAGCGGCTCCAGCTGAGCCTGCTGTCCCCGCCGGTGCAGCCGGACCACCTCGAGCTGGCCGTGCGGTACCGGCCGGCGACCCGCGGCGTCTCGATCGGTGGCGACTGGTACGACGCGTTCCTCCAGCCCGACGGGGACACGGTCCTGGTCATCGGGGACGTGATGGGCCACGACGTGGCGGCCGCGGCCGCGATGGGCCAGATCAAGACCCTCGTGCGGGCGATCGCCTTCGACCGGCTGGAGGAGCCCGGTGGCCTGCTCCGCCGGGTCGACCAGGCCCTCGTGGGGCTCGCCGTCCCCGCCATGGCCACGGCGCTGGTCTGCCGGGTGGAGCAGGGCGACGCCGACCGCGCGGCCGGCCTCCGGCGCCTGCACTGGGCGTCGGCCGGCCATCCCGACCCGATGCTCCTGCTGGCCGGCGGCGAGGTCCGCGACCTGACGGTGCCGGTCGGCCCGCCCCTGGGCACCGGCTGGGTGGGGCGGCTGGCCGGCGGCGAGGCGGCCATGCCCGACGGCAGCACGCTCCTGCTGTTCACCGACGGCCTGTTCGAGCGGCGGGGGATCCCGCTGGACGACGGGCGGGCCCGGGTGCGCGCCCTGCTGGAGCGCTCGGCGGGGCTGCCCCTGGCCGAGCTGTGCGACCGGCTGCTCGAGGAGATGCTGGAGGAGGACGTCGAGGACGACGTCGCCGTCCTGGCGGTCCGCGCCCACGCGATGGACCGGCCCCGGCCGGCCGAGGCCGGCCCGATGGCCCCGCCGCCGGCCGCGATCTCCTAG
- a CDS encoding PAS domain-containing protein yields the protein MLPTVRRDGALRGMTLDDAARPSGRLLLRAVEGMERPLFVLDGDWRFRYVNPAGARVLARTVPQLLGRDIWAEFPEAVGGPFDELYRRVRATGESGSTEAWFAPLDTWFRADAFLTDAGLVVTYDDVTVRRRNEEEWASAVAARE from the coding sequence ATGCTGCCGACCGTGCGGCGGGACGGAGCACTGCGGGGGATGACCCTGGACGACGCCGCACGCCCCTCGGGGCGCCTGCTCCTCCGGGCGGTGGAGGGCATGGAGCGGCCGCTTTTCGTCCTGGACGGTGACTGGCGGTTCCGCTACGTGAACCCGGCCGGCGCCCGCGTGCTGGCCCGCACCGTCCCGCAGCTGCTCGGCCGGGACATCTGGGCCGAGTTCCCCGAGGCGGTCGGCGGCCCCTTCGACGAGCTCTACCGGCGCGTGCGCGCCACCGGGGAGTCGGGGAGCACGGAGGCGTGGTTCGCCCCGCTGGACACGTGGTTCCGGGCCGACGCGTTCCTCACCGACGCCGGGCTGGTGGTGACCTACGACGACGTGACCGTCCGGCGGCGGAACGAGGAGGAGTGGGCCTCGGCCGTGGCGGCCCGCGAGTAG
- a CDS encoding ATP-binding protein, with protein sequence MGRLAWPVRPLPDGRGEVWRWRLAALAELPSARAALRSRLRDIGLPHDQDDPSSEQLVLAFDELASNALRHGESPVVATVVPGSGGWLLDVSDRAPESMPAPVVDRDPAQGGMGLQLVARLSVAHGWYVDDDCKHVWACLPTSTAEREPALA encoded by the coding sequence ATGGGGCGACTCGCGTGGCCGGTGCGCCCGCTGCCCGACGGACGGGGCGAGGTCTGGCGGTGGCGGCTCGCCGCACTGGCCGAGCTGCCCTCCGCCCGGGCGGCGCTGCGCAGCCGGCTCCGGGACATCGGCCTCCCGCACGACCAGGACGACCCGTCCAGCGAGCAACTCGTGCTGGCCTTCGACGAGCTCGCCTCGAACGCGCTGCGGCACGGCGAGTCGCCGGTGGTGGCGACGGTCGTGCCGGGGAGCGGCGGATGGCTGCTCGACGTGAGCGACCGGGCACCCGAGTCGATGCCGGCGCCGGTCGTCGACCGGGATCCGGCCCAGGGCGGCATGGGCCTGCAACTGGTGGCCCGGCTCTCGGTGGCCCACGGCTGGTACGTCGACGACGACTGCAAGCACGTCTGGGCCTGCCTGCCCACGAGCACCGCGGAGCGCGAGCCCGCCCTGGCCTGA
- a CDS encoding response regulator, with protein MKILIADDSRVMRQIVIRTLRQAGYDDHDIVEAEDGADALAKVGSEKPDLVLSDWNMPNMTGIECLQALRSSGSSVPFGFVTSEGSPEMREKAANAGALFLIAKPFTEDTFKEHLDGVIA; from the coding sequence GTGAAGATCCTGATCGCCGACGACAGCCGCGTCATGCGGCAGATCGTCATCCGCACCCTGCGTCAGGCGGGGTACGACGACCACGACATCGTGGAGGCCGAGGACGGCGCGGACGCGCTGGCCAAGGTCGGCTCGGAGAAGCCGGACCTGGTCCTCTCCGACTGGAACATGCCCAACATGACCGGCATCGAGTGCCTGCAGGCGCTGCGCTCCTCCGGCTCGAGCGTGCCGTTCGGGTTCGTGACCTCCGAGGGCTCTCCGGAGATGCGGGAGAAGGCGGCCAACGCCGGCGCCCTGTTCCTCATCGCCAAGCCCTTCACCGAGGACACCTTCAAGGAGCACCTGGACGGGGTGATCGCATGA
- a CDS encoding chemotaxis protein CheX, whose translation MSTTDTGERRRASDVRPVITDLIDEGTILSIAGEAWVALVGEDEVLVPLPGRLPVDIVSSWVDVVGPWTGSVVLTTGRSTAEELSRALLRETAPDVLDDEDVADAFGEIANVVGGNVKASLPGPSALSLPQVGNAPVVRNPADVCRIDLVWRGEPVSISVQGALPPLPVPSPTRENEVPQ comes from the coding sequence GTGAGCACGACCGACACGGGGGAGCGTCGCCGCGCCAGCGACGTCCGCCCGGTCATCACCGACCTGATCGACGAGGGCACCATCCTGTCGATCGCCGGCGAGGCGTGGGTCGCCCTCGTCGGAGAGGACGAGGTGCTCGTCCCGCTGCCGGGCCGGCTGCCGGTCGACATCGTGTCCAGCTGGGTCGACGTCGTCGGCCCGTGGACCGGCAGCGTCGTCCTCACCACCGGCCGGAGCACCGCCGAGGAGCTCTCCCGGGCGCTGCTCCGGGAGACGGCGCCGGACGTGCTCGACGACGAGGACGTCGCCGACGCCTTCGGCGAGATCGCCAACGTGGTCGGCGGCAACGTCAAGGCCTCACTCCCGGGCCCGTCCGCGCTGAGCCTGCCGCAGGTGGGCAACGCCCCGGTCGTCCGCAACCCGGCCGACGTCTGCCGCATCGACCTGGTGTGGCGCGGCGAGCCGGTCTCCATCTCCGTGCAGGGCGCCCTCCCGCCACTGCCGGTCCCTTCCCCCACTCGCGAGAACGAGGTGCCACAGTGA
- a CDS encoding response regulator: MRALVIDDSRAMRRIVSGILTGLGYEVRDAGHGGEGLDVLNEGWVPDLATIDWNMPVMDGLQFVSAVRSNPAWRRMTMMMVTSESEHTQIVRALAAGAHEYMIKPFTADAFRDKLALLGLLPQEAAL; the protein is encoded by the coding sequence ATGCGCGCCTTGGTGATCGACGACTCCCGCGCCATGCGACGGATCGTCAGCGGGATCCTCACCGGCCTCGGCTACGAGGTCCGCGATGCCGGCCACGGCGGCGAGGGCCTCGACGTGCTGAACGAGGGCTGGGTGCCCGACCTCGCCACCATCGACTGGAACATGCCCGTCATGGACGGGCTGCAGTTCGTCTCCGCCGTCCGCTCCAACCCGGCGTGGCGCCGGATGACCATGATGATGGTCACCTCGGAGAGCGAGCACACGCAGATCGTCCGTGCCCTGGCCGCCGGCGCCCACGAGTACATGATCAAGCCGTTCACCGCCGATGCCTTCCGCGACAAGCTCGCGCTGCTCGGCCTGCTCCCCCAGGAGGCTGCCCTGTGA
- a CDS encoding protein-glutamate O-methyltransferase CheR, with product MSLTATSFDWVRDLVRKESAIVLQPGKEYLVEARLLPIARQMGLADVGKLVESVRVRPNADDTRKIVEALTTNETSWFRDGDPFTALTSTVLPALVSARGANERLQIWSAACSSGQEPYTIAMLLDDALPNAASRVAISATDLSREMVQRTRAGRFSQLEVNRGLPAPMLVRHFTRAGNEWEVSANLRRMVNASECNLAAPLPRMGPFDVVYLRNVLIYFDLPTKQSILRRVRDLMRPDGWLFLGAAETTLGVDDSWERVVIGRSSAYRPLKGK from the coding sequence ATGAGCCTGACCGCGACCAGTTTCGACTGGGTCCGTGACCTCGTCCGCAAGGAGAGCGCGATCGTGCTCCAGCCGGGCAAGGAGTACCTCGTGGAGGCCCGGCTGCTGCCGATCGCCAGGCAGATGGGCCTGGCCGACGTCGGGAAGCTGGTGGAGTCGGTGCGGGTGCGTCCCAACGCCGACGACACGAGGAAGATCGTCGAGGCGCTCACCACGAACGAGACCTCGTGGTTCCGCGACGGCGACCCGTTCACCGCGCTGACCTCGACGGTGCTGCCGGCGCTGGTGTCCGCCCGTGGCGCCAACGAGCGGCTGCAGATCTGGTCGGCCGCCTGCTCCAGCGGGCAGGAGCCGTACACGATCGCGATGCTGCTGGACGACGCGCTGCCCAACGCCGCCTCCCGGGTGGCGATCTCGGCGACCGACCTGTCCCGCGAGATGGTGCAGCGCACCCGCGCCGGCCGGTTCAGCCAGCTCGAGGTCAACCGCGGGCTGCCCGCGCCGATGCTGGTCCGCCACTTCACGCGGGCCGGGAACGAGTGGGAGGTGTCGGCCAACCTCCGCCGGATGGTCAACGCCAGCGAGTGCAACCTCGCCGCCCCGCTGCCGCGGATGGGCCCGTTCGACGTGGTCTACCTGCGCAACGTGCTCATCTACTTCGACCTGCCGACCAAGCAGTCGATCCTCCGCCGTGTGCGGGACCTGATGCGGCCCGACGGCTGGCTCTTCCTCGGCGCCGCCGAGACCACCCTCGGCGTCGACGACTCGTGGGAGCGGGTCGTCATCGGCCGCAGCTCCGCCTACCGCCCACTGAAGGGGAAGTAA
- a CDS encoding chemotaxis response regulator protein-glutamate methylesterase, with protein MNPIKVMVVDDSVVVRKIVTDVLSADPGIEVVGTAVNGRAAVSKLSQLEPDLVTMDIEMPEMNGIEAVRAIRGLAGGGGAGRGLSRVPIIMFSTLTERGATATLDALSAGANDYVTKPANVGSVAQSMESVREQLIPKIKALTGRPVATSARAAAPVPPPRPAAPRTGPGKKPAVLVIGSSTGGPEALARVLPALPANLPVPVLLAQHMPPVFTRQFAQRLDRLSPLRVVEAVDGVPLAPGTVHLAPGDHHLVVRANGRAGFSTSLNQGPPENFCRPAVDPLFRSAVAAYDGAVLGVVLTGMGADGRNGCGEIRNAGGTVVVQDQATSVVWGMPGAVAQAGYADEVLPLERIAEAIQRHLSGTAPLRPGTAMAVGGRR; from the coding sequence GTGAACCCGATCAAGGTGATGGTGGTCGACGACTCGGTCGTCGTCCGCAAGATCGTCACCGACGTGCTCTCCGCGGACCCCGGGATCGAGGTCGTGGGCACCGCCGTCAATGGCCGGGCCGCCGTGAGCAAGCTCTCCCAGCTCGAGCCCGACCTGGTCACGATGGACATCGAGATGCCGGAGATGAACGGCATCGAGGCGGTCCGTGCCATCCGGGGGCTTGCGGGGGGTGGTGGGGCGGGACGGGGACTCAGCCGGGTGCCGATCATCATGTTCAGCACGCTGACCGAGCGCGGTGCCACCGCGACCCTCGACGCGCTGTCGGCCGGTGCCAACGACTACGTCACCAAGCCGGCCAACGTCGGCAGCGTGGCGCAGTCGATGGAGAGCGTCCGCGAGCAGCTGATCCCCAAGATCAAGGCGCTGACCGGCCGTCCGGTGGCGACGTCCGCCCGCGCCGCCGCCCCCGTCCCGCCGCCGCGCCCCGCCGCTCCGCGGACCGGCCCGGGCAAGAAGCCCGCGGTGCTGGTGATCGGGTCCTCCACCGGTGGCCCGGAGGCGCTGGCCCGGGTGCTGCCCGCCCTGCCGGCGAACCTGCCGGTGCCGGTCCTGCTCGCCCAGCACATGCCCCCGGTCTTCACCCGCCAGTTCGCCCAGCGACTGGACCGGCTCAGCCCCTTGCGCGTGGTCGAGGCGGTCGACGGCGTCCCACTGGCCCCCGGCACGGTGCACCTGGCGCCCGGCGACCACCACCTGGTCGTCCGTGCCAACGGCCGCGCCGGGTTCTCGACCTCGCTCAACCAGGGCCCGCCGGAGAACTTCTGCCGCCCGGCGGTGGACCCGCTCTTCCGCTCGGCCGTCGCCGCCTACGACGGCGCCGTCCTGGGCGTGGTGCTCACCGGCATGGGCGCCGACGGCCGCAACGGCTGCGGCGAGATCCGCAACGCCGGCGGCACCGTCGTCGTCCAGGACCAGGCGACCTCCGTCGTCTGGGGGATGCCCGGTGCCGTGGCGCAGGCCGGCTACGCCGACGAGGTCCTTCCGCTGGAGCGGATCGCCGAGGCGATCCAGCGACACCTCTCCGGGACCGCACCCCTGCGCCCCGGAACCGCTATGGCCGTGGGAGGTCGTCGATGA
- a CDS encoding chemotaxis protein CheW, producing the protein MTAPTRPLAPATSGQLATFRLDGDLYGIEVEHVQEVLRSQQLTRVPLAPTAVAGLINLRGQVVTAIELRERLGRPPRPEGTDPVVIVVRLHGEAVSMLVDSIADVVDVDAGDFEAPPDTLEGQSRDLIRGAYKLDGKLLLALDVQKAVSA; encoded by the coding sequence ATGACCGCTCCGACCCGCCCTCTCGCGCCCGCGACCAGCGGCCAGCTGGCCACCTTCCGGCTGGACGGCGACCTGTACGGCATCGAGGTCGAGCACGTGCAGGAGGTGCTGCGCAGCCAGCAGCTCACCCGTGTGCCGCTCGCACCGACGGCCGTCGCCGGCCTGATCAACCTCCGCGGCCAGGTGGTCACCGCGATCGAGCTGCGCGAGCGGCTCGGTCGCCCGCCGCGGCCGGAGGGCACCGATCCCGTCGTCATCGTCGTCCGGTTGCACGGCGAGGCCGTCAGCATGCTGGTCGACTCCATCGCCGACGTCGTGGACGTCGACGCCGGTGACTTCGAGGCTCCGCCGGACACCCTCGAGGGCCAGTCGCGCGACCTGATCCGGGGTGCCTACAAGCTCGACGGGAAGCTCCTGCTCGCCCTCGACGTCCAGAAGGCCGTCAGCGCGTAG